In one Arachis duranensis cultivar V14167 chromosome 9, aradu.V14167.gnm2.J7QH, whole genome shotgun sequence genomic region, the following are encoded:
- the LOC107466357 gene encoding RING-H2 finger protein ATL16, translated as MDLVMRRHMIYVSLSESESISPNPGTDHAHSSSGTSFPIIAIAIIGIMATAFLLVSYYIFVIKCCLNWHRIDILRRFSPSRRRGGGSDDPALAVYSSGIQAEPRGLDEAVIRLIPVIGYKNSQHSSCECAVCLNEFQEHDKLRIIPNCSHVFHIDCIDVWLQNNANCPLCRTSISLTSRFSIHQLLTPPTISSSSPPSSSSSSSSSPQQLIEDEDFVVIELGDERVRGLESSPLPRTCSVVSSSPRKKGMKLKKVTSMGDECIDMRGNKDENFSVQPIRRSFSMDSSGDRKFYLAVQEALKQQQQQQQQQHNNTIEGCSGGSASGRAKRSFFSFGYGSGRSRSSVLPVLLDS; from the coding sequence ATGGATCTTGTAATGAGAAGACACATGATTTATGTGTCATTGTCAGAATCAGAATCTATTTCTCCAAATCCAGGGACTGATCATGCGCATTCATCTTCAGGAACAAGCTTTCCAATCATAGCAATTGCCATAATAGGAATAATGGCCACAGCATTCTTGCTAGTAAGCTACTACATCTTTGTCATCAAATGCTGCCTCAATTGGCACCGAATCGATATCTTGCGGCGGTTCTCTCCTTCCAGAAGGCGCGGCGGCGGCAGCGACGATCCAGCCTTAGCAGTATACTCAAGCGGAATACAAGCAGAGCCTCGGGGGCTGGACGAGGCGGTTATAAGGCTAATTCCGGTGATTGGGTACAAGAATTCGCAGCACAGCAGCTGCGAATGCGCGGTTTGCTTGAATGAATTTCAAGAACATGACAAGCTAAGGATTATTCCAAATTGTAGCCATGTTTTTCACATTGATTGCATTGATGTTTGGCTTCAGAACAATGCAAATTGCCCTCTTTGTAGGACAAGCATTTCATTAACAAGTAGGTTCAGCATTCATCAGCTTCTAACTCCTCCaacaatttcttcttcttctcctccttcttcttcttcttcttcatcttcatcaccACAACAATTGATTGAAGATGAAGACTTTGTTGTTATTGAATTGGGTGATGAGCGTGTTCGTGGTTTGGAATCATCACCATTACCAAGAACATGTTCTGTTGTTAGTTCTTCACCAAGGAAGAAAGGAATGAAGCTGAAGAAAGTGACAAGCATGGGGGATGAGTGCATTGACATGAGAGGCAATAAAGATGAGAACTTTTCAGTGCAACCAATCAGAAGATCTTTCTCTATGGATTCTTCAGGGGATAGGAAGTTCTATTTGGCAGTTCAAGAAGCTTTgaagcagcaacaacaacagcagcagcagcagcacaACAACACCATTGAAGGCTGCAGTGGTGGAAGTGCAAGTGGAAGAGCTAAGAGATCATTCTTTTCATTTGGATATGGAAGTGGCAGATCCAGAAGTTCCGTGCTACCTGTTCTTTTGGACTCTTAA